Part of the Paracoccus sp. MC1862 genome, CTGCGCCCGGATGGTTGCCGCCGCCGGCGGCTTCCCCGACACGCGCGAAGGGCTGGCCGCCTTGCCCGGCGTCGGCCCCTATACCTCGGCCGCCATCGCCGCCATCGCCTTCGACCGGCCCGAGACGGTCGTGGACGGCAATGTCGAGCGTGTCGTCGCCCGGCTGTTCGCCATCCAGACCCCGCTGCCCGCCGCCAGGCGCGAGTTGACGGGCCTTGCCGCAACCCTGACGCCGACCGAAAGGCCCGGAGATTTTGCGCAGGCGACGATGGATCTGGGCGCCACCATCTGCACGCCCCGCAACCCCGCCTGCGGCATCTGCCCTCTGATCGACCTCTGCGCCGCCCGTGCGGAAGGCATCGCGCCCGAGCTTCCCCGCAAGGTGCCGAAACCCGCCAAGCCCATCCGCACCGGCACAGTCTGGGTCGCCATGGACGAGGGAACCGTCCTGCTGGAACGCCGCCCCGCGCGCGGGCTGCTGGGGGGCACGCTGGGCTTCCCGACGACCGGCTGGGACGGCACCGATCTGCCCGCGCCCGGCCCCGGCCCCTGGACCGACCGGGGAGAGGTCCGCCACGTCTTCACCCATTTCGACCTGCGCCTGCGCGTCCTGACCGGCCCGCCTGCCGGAACCACGCGCGGAGAGCAGACCTCCCGCGCCAGCTTCGACCCGAACGCCCTGCCGGGACTGATGCGGAAGGTCTGGGCGCTGGCCACGCGCTAAGGAACTTTCCCACCAGCCACGCGCTTTCCCCGGCACTGCCAGCGATCGACCGCGCAATTCCGGGGAGGAACCCATGCGAACATCCACGATCCTGACCAGCCTGCCGCTGACATTCGCGCTTCTGGCACCCCTTCACGCTCAGGAGGTTCTAACCGGCGAGGCCGCCTTCGGCACCGCCGAGGACAACGCTCCCGGCACCCGCCGCCACATCACGGCAGACGCCCTGCCCGCGCCCAGCCACGCCGAAAACGACCCCGAGGCGCCGGATTTCCAGAACAACCCGACGATGGTCGACCGGCCGGAAGGCACGATGCCGCAGGTGCCCGAGGGCTTCGCGGTCGAGGTCTTCGCCGAAGGCCTGACCGAGCCGCGCGTCATCCGCATCGCCCCCAACGGCGACATCTTCGTGGCCGAAAGCGAGGCGGGCCGGGTCTCGGTCTTCCCGGCCGACGCGCAGGCACCCGCCACACCCGAGGTTTTCGCTGAAGGACTCGACCGACCCTTCGGCATCCTGTTCCACCCGCCGCAGAACCCCGAGCACGTCTATGTCGCGGCGGCCAACCAAGTCGTCCGCTACCCTTACGCGGAAGGCGACCGGACAGCCTCGGGCGAGGCCGAGGTGATCCTCCCCGACATCCCGACCGAGCGGCACTGGACCCGCGACCTCGCCACGACGGCGGACGGCAGCCGCATCTTCGTCTCGATCGGCTCGGCCTCGAACGTGGCCGGCGCGATGTCCGACGAGCCGCCCGAGGAGATCACCGCATGGGAGCAGAGCTACGGTGTCGGCGCCGCCTGGGGGGACGAGGAAAACCGCGCCGTGGTGCAGGTCATGAACCCCGACGGCAGCGAGTTGCGGAACTTCGCCACCGGCCTGCGCAACTGTTCCGGCATGGCGGTGCAACAGGATGGCACGCTCTGGTGCACGGGCAACGAGCGCGACCACATCGGCCCGAACCTCGCGCCCGACTACATCACTTCGGTTCAGGACGGCGGCTTCTACGGCTGGCCTTGGTATTACGCGGGCGGCAACGAGGACCCCGCCCATGCGGGCGAGCGCCTCGACCTTGCCGACAAGTCCCTCACCCCCGAGGTGCTGCTGCAGGCCCATTCCTCGACCATGCAGCTTGTCTTCCACGACGACGAGGCCTTTCCAGAAGAATACCACGGCATCTTCGCCACCATGCGGGGGTCGTGGAACCGCGAGAACCGCACCGGCTACAAGGTTGTCCGCGCGCTGATCGAGGATGGCAAGCCCACCGGCGTCTACGAGGACTTCATGACCGGCTTCGTGCTGAACGAGGCCGAGGTCTGGGGCCGCCCCACAGGCATCGCGGTCCTGCCCGACGGCAACCTGCTGGTCAGCGACGACGCCAACGGCACGATCTACCGCGTGACCCATGGCGGGCAGTAAGGCTTGCAGTATCCGTCACTGATGCAGGGCCGAAGCGATTGAACAAGCTTGGGGCGGGGCGGAAGCCCTGCCCTTTTCCTCTGGCCGGCTGGCCCGCGACGGAGGGCTGTCTCAGCCCCGCCAGACTGCAGGCATCAGCCCGCGCAGGGCATTCCCGACCCACAGGCGGACGCGCGGCAGGTCCCCGGCCATCAGCCTTTCCTCGTGGCATTGCCCGCCGTCCAGCAGTTCCGCCCGCAGCACCCCGGCCAGCAGCCCGCTGGACAGGGGCGGCGTCCGCATCCCCGCGCCCCGGTCGAAGAACAGCGTAGTGATGGTGCCGTCGCAGGCCTCTCCGCGCTCGTTCAGGAACAGCAGTTCGTCCAGCCCCTCGGGCATCGCCGCGCGGGCGTTGTCATAGACCGCCCGGCGCGTGGTCTTGTGCCGCAGCCAGGGATCGCCTGAATCCAGCCGCGCCGGTGCCAGCCCCAGCCGCCATTCCGCCGGTGAGGGCGGCAGGGAATGGCGCGTCACCTCCAGCAAGCCGCCGCGGTCCAGCGTCAGCCGCAGCCGCGCGGGCATTCCTGCGTCGCCGGTCAGCGCGGCGCGGGCGGCATCCGCATCGCAGGGCCAGCCCAGCGCCGCGGCGCTGGCCGCAAGCCGCGCCAGATGCCCCCTGATGCGCGGGCAGGCCGTGCCGTCCCACAGCGCCGTCTCGATCAGCCTCAGTCCGGGGTCGTCAGCGGCAGCGCGAAGCGGGTTTTCCACAGCGCCTCCTCCCATTCCTCGGGGGCGGTGGAATCGTCCACCACGCCGCCGCCCACGTTCAGCGTCACGCGCCCGCCCGGCCAGACCGACAGAGTGCGGATCGCGACCGAGAAGCAGCCCGAGCCATCCGGCGCCATCCAGCCGAGGCTGCCGCAATAGGCGCCGCGCGGGAAGGGCTCGAGTTCGCGGATGATCTCCATCGCGCGGATCTTCGGGGCGCCGGTGATCGAGCCGCAGGGGAACAGCGCCCGCATCAGCGCGGGCAGGCTGGCGGGCGCGGCCAGTTGGCCGGTCACGCGCGAACTCATCTGGTGGACGGTGGCGAAGCTGTCGACCGTGAACAGTTCCGGCACGCGGACGGACCCGATGCGGCTGATCCGGCCGATGTCGTTGCGCAGCAGGTCCACGATCATCAGGTTCTCGGCGAGGTTCTTTTCCGATGCCGCCAGCGCCGCCGCCAGTTCCGCATCGCGCCGGGGGTCGGGGTCACGCGGCGCCGTGCCCTTCATCGGGCGCGTCTCGATCAGCCCCTCGGCATCCAGCCGCACGAAAAGCTCGGGCGAGCGCGAGACGAGCGCCGGCCCGCCCAGATCGGCGAAGGCGCCGAAGCCGACCGGCTGAAGCCCCCGCAGCGCATGGAAGAGCCCGAGGGCCGAGCCGCTTTCCAGCCGGCTTTCCAGCGGAAAGGTCAGGTTGACCTGATAGCAGTCGCCGGCGCGGATATAATCCTGCACCCGGGCAAAGGCCGCGTCATACCCGGCCCGAGAGATCAGCGGCCGGAAAGGCGACAGCCGGACCTGTTCGTCCGGCACAGGCAGATCGGCATCCTCGGGTCGGTCGAAGATCCCGAAGGCCAGCAGCGGGCCTTGCATCTGCGGCATCAGCGGCAGCAGTCGCTCTTCCAACGCGTAGCCGGCCTCGTAGGCGATCCAGCCGGCGATCCACCGGCCCGCGCGGCGCGCCCGGTCAAGGCGTTCCAGCGCCGGGGCGACCTCGGCCGCGCTGTCGGCCGTGACCAGCGCATGCGGGCCACGAAACAGCGCGGGCCGGTTCTTCGGGCCGAACTCGCAGAATATCACAGGCCCCTCCGCCACCATCCGGCAGGGCGGTGCCTGCATCGTCCGGGCAAGCGATAGCGCCGGGGCACGGGGCTGTATAGGTCCGCAGCCCGAACCGCGCCCGGCCAGCGCCGGTGCCTTGTCACCCGCGCGATTGCAACTACCCTTCGCGGCAAGGCGTTTCCGGGCAGAGCAAAGGGTGACGGGCATGGCGGCCAGCAAGACGGCAGGCAGAAAATCGAAGGCTCTGGCGGCGAAGATGAGCGGGCTGCAGGCGTTCCGCCGCCTGATCGAGCAGGGCGCGGCGACCCATGACGCGCAGATCGAACCGATCCTGACCTCGGACGATCCCGAGGCGGTGCATCGCGCGCGGGTGGCGCTGCGGCGGATGCGGTCCACCGTGCGGGGGTTCGCGGACATGCTGTCGCCGGATGCGGGCGGGCGGCTGGAATCGGCGCTTGCCGACAGGTTCCGCGCCCTCGGCCCTCTGCGGGATGCCGATGTTCACGCCGGGGAACTGGCCGGCAGCCCCGCGGGCGACGAGGCCGCGCGGCAGGCGGCGGAACTGCGCAAGGCGCTGCGGGCCGAGATGAAGGGCAAGGCGTGGATGCTGCTTTCGGACGAGGTGGCGCGGCTGCTGGATAGCGCGAAACTGACCGGCAGCGGGCGGCGCCGGCGGCTGGCCGAGGCCTCGGTGCGGGTGATCGCCTCGCGCGCGCTGCAGGTCGCCTGGACCGAGATGCTGGCCTTCGGCGACCACCTGGACCGGCTGTCCGAAGACGACCTGCATGATTTCCGCAAGCGGGCCAAGGACATGCGCTACCTGTCCGAGTTCTTCGGTCCGCTCTGGCCCGGCAAGCCCGAGGCCGAGATGGTGCGCCGCATGGCCCGGATGCAGGACGCGCTGGGCACGCTCAACGACCTGACGAACATGCGGCGGAACGCGCAAGAGGGTCCTGAGGAGCACTGGCTGCCCGCAGATGCCTCGAAGCGGGAAGCCAAGGCCCGCGAGCAGGCGGACAAGGCCTGGGCGAGGCTTCGCAAGGTCGCGCCATGGTGGTGCGCGCCGCAGGACTGACGGGCGGCAGGTGCCGGAAACGAGGTCTTGGTGCCCACGGATTTCTGCCCCTGCCCGGTTGCCGTTTCCGGGCGCTGCGGGCTAATGTCCCCCCGTTCGCAAGAAGACAGGGGGATTGAGAATGAGTTTCAAGGGGTTGGTTGCCGCTTTCGCGCTTGCCGCGTCCTTCGCGCAGGTATCCGCCGCGCAGGAGATGTCCTTCTTCCGCATCGGCACCGGCGGAACCGCGGGCACCTACTACCCGATCGGCGGGCTGATCGCGAACGCGATCTCGAACCCGCCCGGATCGCGCGCCTGCGAGGATGGGGGTTCCTGCGGGGTGCCGGGGCTGGTGGCGACGGCGGTGGCCTCGAACGGGTCGGTCGGCAACGTGAACGGCATCAACGGCGGCGCGATGGAGGCGGGCTTCACCCAGTCCGACGTGGCCTACTGGGCGCAGACCGGAACGGGCCTGTGGGAAGGCCAGCCGGCGGTCGAAAAACTGCGGCTGATCGCGAACCTTTACCCCGAAAGCATCCACCTGGTCGCGCGGGCCGACTCGGGCATCGCCTCGCCCGCAGATCTCAAGGGCAAGCGCGTCTCGCTGGACGAGCCGGGCTCGGGCACACTTGTGGACGCCAAGATCATCCTCGAAGCCTTCGGCCTGTCGGAAGCGGACGTCACCGCCGAATACCTCAAGCCCGACCAGGCGGCCGACCGGATGCGCGACGGGGCGATGGACGCCTTCTTCTTCGTCGGCGGCTTTCCGGCGGGCGCCATCGCGGAACTGGCCAGCCAGCACGCCGTGACGCTGGTGCCGATCGCCGGTCCCGAGGCCGACAAGCTGCGCGAGACCTACAGCTTCTTCGCCACCGACACCGTTCCGGCAGGCACCTATGAGGGGCAGGACGCGGATGTTGGCACGCTTTCGGTCGGCGCGCAGCTTGTCACCAGCGCCGATCAGCCCGACGACCTGGTCCACGGCATCGCTCAGGCGCTTTACAACGAGAACACGCAGAAGCTGTTCGCGGCTGGCCATGCCAAGGGCAAGCTGATCACGCTGGACAGCGCCACGCAGGGGGCGGGCATCCCCTTCCATCCGGGCGCCGAACGCTTCTACAAGGAGGCCGGCAAGCTCGAATGAGCCGGGCCTGACCCACGGAAGGACGCGGCCGGTCTCCGGTCCGCGTCCTTTGTCATTGATCCGCAACGCAGGACACCAGAATGACCGACGCACCCCGCCAGCTTTCCGAAGCCGAACTGCGCGCGCTCGAGGAGGAATACGATCCCGAGGCCCGCTTCCGCACGGTCACGCGCCCCGTCGCGATCCTGTCCGGGGTGATCCTGTTCCTGCTGTCGGTCTATCACTTCTACACCGCCGGCTTCGGCATCCCGCGCGCCACGACCCATCGCGGCCTGCACATGGGCGTGTCGCTGTTCGTGATCTTCCTGTCCTTCTCGGCGCTGGCTCGCAACCGCCACAAGACGGACGGATTCGCCATCCTCGGCGTGCCGGTGACGGACTGGCTTCTGGGGATCGGGGGGGCGGTCAGCGCCTTCTACGTGCCGTGGATCTATGACCAGCTTGCCTTCCGGGTCGGCAACCCGCTGCCCATCGACATCGTCATGGGCACGATCCTGCTGGTCGCGCTGCTGGAGGCCGTGCGCCGGTCCATGGGCTGGCCGCTGCCGGTGATTGCGCTGTGCTTCATCGCCTATGCCTATTTCGGGCGCTCGATGCCCGGCATCCTGGTCCATCCGGGCGCGGACTGGGCGAACATCATCAACCACCTCTACCTGACCTCGCAGGGCATCTACGGCACCGCGCTGGGCGTGATCGCGACCTATGTGTTCCACTTCGTCCTGTTCGGGGTGATGGCGCAGAAGATCGGGCTGGGGCAGTTGTTCATCGATCTTGCGACCGCACTGACCGGGCGCTTCGCGGGGGGACCGGCCAAGGTCTCGGTCGTGTCCTCTGCCATGCTGGGGACGATCTCGGGGTCCTCCATCGCCAACACGGTGACGACCGGCGCGCTGACCATCCCGGCGATGATCAAGATCGGCTTCAAGCGCCATTTCGCCGCCGCCGTCGAGGCCGCCTCGTCCACCGGCGGCCAGATCACGCCCCCGGTCATGGGGGCCGTGGCCTTCCTGATGGTGGAATACCTCGGCATCCCGCTGCGGACGATCCTGATCGCGGCCATCGTCCCCGCCTTCATGCATTTCTTCGGCGTGCTGGTGCAGGTCCATCTTGAGGCCAAGCGCCTTGGCATCCGGGGCCTGCGGGCCGAGGAACTGCCAAAGGCCGGCAAGGTCCTGCGCGAGGGCTGGCTGTCCATCCTGCCGCTGGTCCTGCTGGTCTGGATGCTGATGTCGGGCCGCACGCCCTTCCTGTCGGCCTTCTCGGCCATCGCGGCCTGCATCGTGGTCTATGTGATCCAGCGCGTCATGGCCGCCGGCGTCGTCGGGGGCCTCAAGGAAACCGCCGCCGGCCTTTACGAGGGCTTCGTCTCGGGCGCACGGCAGTCGCTGGCCGTGACCGCTGCGGCCGCTCTGGTGGGCGTGGTGATCGGCGTCGTCACCCTGACCGGCGTCGGCTTCAAGATCGCCTTCATGGTCACAAGCGTCGCGCAGAACTGGGCGATCTCGTTCCACGGGCTGCTGTCGGTCCTGCCGTTCGAGCTGTTCAGCATCGAGACGCTGTCGCTGCTGTTCACGCTGGTGATGACGGCGGTGGTCTGCGTGCTGATGGGCTGCGGGGTGCCGACGACGGCGAACTACATCATCATGGTGGCCGTCGCCGCCCCCGTGCTGGGAATGATGAACGTCGAGCCTCTGGTGGCCCATTTCTTCGTCTTCTACTTCGGTGTGCTGGCCGACGTGACCCCGCCCGTGGCGCTTGCCGCCTATGCGGCTGCGGGGATCGCGGGGGCCAACGGCTTCAAGGCCGGGAACACGGCTTTCCGGCTGTCGATGGGCAAGGCGCTGGTGCCTTTCGTGTTCGTCTTCTCGCCCTCGCTGCTGATCGTAACGGAAGCCTTCACCCTGCCCGACTTCCTGCTGGCCTTCACCGGCGCGGTCCTGGGTATCATCGCCCTGTCCGCGGCGATCACGAACTGGCTGCTGGGGCCGCTGCTGAAGATCGAGCGGTTGGCTCTGCCCATCGCCGCGCTGCTGATGATCGCGCCCGAGATCATCTCGACCCTGATCGGGGCCGCCATCCTCGGCGCTGTGACCCTGCGGCAGTACATGGCCGGGATGCGGGGTGAGGGGGTGCCCTCGGCCTTGTGACCCCTCCGCCGCCGGCGATCAGCGCCGCCGGTGGCGTACCAGCAGCACCGCTGCCAGTCCCAGCGCGCCAAGGCCCATGAACAGGTGACGGTTCGTCAGCCCCAGCCGGCTGCGGGCGCTGCGGCGATAGCGCGGGTCGAAGAAGCGGCTGCGTGACAAAAAACGCCCCAACGGGCCGGGGTCGCGGGGGACCAGCACCTCCAGCTGGCGAGGGCCTTCCGGGTTCAGCCGGTCGATGGCGGGGATCAGCCCGCCGCATTCCGCGATGACCGCCTGCACCCGGTCCACCGTCGAGCCGAGATGCTCGGCCAATAGATTGGCGCGGATGGTGCGGATGCGGTCGCGGTCGGCGTCCGTGCGCGCCAGCACGGCCACGTCCGCCTCGGTATCGAATCCCATGGAACGGCGGTCGATGTTGCTGGACCCCACGCGCAGGAAGATGTCGTCCACGATCAGCAGCTTGGCATGGACATAGATCGGCTCGCCCGCGGCATTGACCGGATAAACCATGCGAAAGCGGCGGAAACGGTCGCGCGCCTGCAGCGCCAGCATCATCGTGCTTCGGGTCACATGCATCGCCGCATCCTCGAAGGCGCTCTGCGCCGCCTCGGGGTTGACCACCAGCACCTCGGGGCCATCCGGTTCGGCCAGCCGCTCGGCGACGGCGCGGGTGATGCTGTCGGCGGCGAAATACTGCGATTCGATGTAGATGCTGTGGCGGGCGGCGGCGATGGCATCGAGATAAAGCTGCTCGATCTCGTCCACGGCGGGGGTGTCGCGCTCGGGCGGCTCGGTGCGGGCGATGGCGACGGGCAGGTCGCGGAAATCGACGGCGACCTTTTCGGGCCAGAGATCGGCAGGCGCGGGATCGGGCACCGGCTCGGGCAAGGGCGCGTCATTGGCGCGCAGCCAGCGAGCGCGGGCAAGCTCGCCCAAGGCCTGCGCCGCAGGGCCGGTCATCATCGCGGTGGCGTCGTGCCAGGGCTGGGCGATCTCGCCCGAGCGCAGCCGCCGGCGCGGGTCGCCCGACAGATGCTCGGGCGTGTCCCAGCGGCCTTCCGTCACATCAAGGCCGCCGCAGAAGGCCAGGGCATCGTCCACGACCACGATCTTCTGGTGATGGCAGGCCCCGATCGGATGGCGGCCATCAAAGGCCAGATGGATCTGGTCGGGCGACATCAGCTTGATGCGAAAAGCCGGGATCGCCCGCCCCGGCGCGATCAGGGCGCCCCCGCTCCATTTCAGCAGGTAGATGTCAAGGCCGGGGCGGCGTTCCACCAGCGCGTCGAGGAACAGGCCGACCTCGTTCGGCAACCCGTCGGTGGCGTTCCCCTGGGCGTCGCTGTCGCCGGGCAGCATCTCGATCTCGAAGTCGAAATCCCAGCCGATCATCACGACCAGGTGCCGTGCCGACATAAGCGCCTGCCGCAGGGCGCGGAAATAGGCCTGCCCGTCTACGATCAGGGACAGGCGGTCGGCGGAGGCCACCCGCCAGCAGTTGCGGCCCGGGGCAAGGGAAAGATGCGTCATGATCCATCGGGGAAAACGGTCTGCACCGCCGCAACTATCTGGAACGGCTTGGGTTCCGCTGCGGCAAGGCGCCGCCGGGTGCCTGCGCGATTGAACCCGCCCGGCCAAGGCTTCATTATCCCGGCGACCACGCCTTCCAAGGAGCATCGGCAATGACCATTCGCAGCATCATGACGACCTATCTCGGGAACGGAGGCGGCGAGGGGGCGCTGCGCATGGCGATCCAGATGGCGCAGAAATACGACGCCTGGATTACCGCCGTTTTGTGGCAGGCACCCAATCCGATGCGAAGCCGCCCCGCCCCCTTCTTCACGCGCGAGATCGACCGGATGCTCGACCAGGCGGAATCCGACTTCGCGGCGCAGCGCCGCGAGGCCTTCACCGCCCGCGTGACCGAGGCGGGGCTGCAGGACCGGGCCGAGTTCGTCGAGATCAAGGGCCACCGCGCCAACAGCATCGCCGAGGCCGCCCGCGGCCATGACATCGTCGTGATGGGAAGCTCGCTGACCGGCTCGCGCACGGGCGATTTCGCCACCCGCGCCGATGTCGTGGCCCTGCGCAGCGGCTGCCCCGTTCTGATTGTGCCGCCCGGCTATGATGCGCCCGCCATCGTGGAATCGGCGGTGGTTGCCTGGGACGGAAAGCGCGCCTCGGCCCGGGCACTGGCGGATGCGATGCATATCCTCGGCACCAAGGACCGCGTCACGCTGCTGGGGATCGGTGACGATCTGGGGCCGGATTACGCGCAGGACGTGCTGCTGCTGCTGTCGCGCCACGGGATCGAGGCCGAGCTGGTGGTGCGTCCCGCCGGTCCCGGCGGGATCGGCCGGACGATCCTGGATACCTGCGCCGATCTTGGCGCCGGGCAGCTCATCATGGGCGCCTATGAGCACAGCAAGTTCAGCGAGGACCTGCTGGGCGGCGTCACCCGGGATATCCTTGAGAACGCGACCCTGCCGGTGCTGATGTCGCACTGATCCCGCGTTCCCCGGCCGCCCGTCAGGCGGCGGCCGGTTCTACCTGGCGTTGCAGGATCAGCGGCAGCAACCCGCCTTGCCGCAGGGTCTGGACCTCCAGCGAGGTCTCGATGGCGGCGGCGGCGGCGATTTCCTCGACGCGGCCATCGGCGCGGCGGATGCGGACGGGGACCGGGCTGCGTGGGGCGAGGGTGGCGGGACCCGCGTCGATCTCGATCAGGTCGTGGACGGAAAGGGCCAGCGTCCCGGGGGTCACGCCTTCGGGCAGGCGCAGGGGCAGGACGCCCATGCCGATCAGGTTGGCGCGGTGGATGCGCTCGAAGCTGACCGCCAGCACGGCGCGGGCACCCAGCAGCGCCACGCCCTTGGCCGCCCAGTCGCGCGACGAGCCCATGCCGTATCGCTCGCCCGCGACCACGACGACGGGTTGGGCATCGGCACGGTAACGCTCGGCCGCCTGCCACAGCGGCAGCATCTGCCCGTCCGGCAGCACGGTCGAGCCGGGGGGGATGCCCTCGCCCAGCATGTTCCTGACGTTGCGGTTGGTGAACAACCCGCGCAGCATCGCCTCCCAGTTGCCGCGGCGGGATGAGAAGACGTTCAGATCGCGCGGATTTTGCCCGCGCTGGATCAGATGGTCGCCCGCCTCGCCTTTGGCCGGGATCGCACCCGCGGGCGAGATGTGGTCGGTGGTGATGTCGTCGCCCACGATCAGGATGGGCCGCGCCGCATAGGTGCCCAGCCGCGAGGCTTCGTCGAAGGAGGCGAAGGGCGGGCGACGGATGTAGGTGGACGCCTCGTCCCAAAGGAACAGGGCCGTGTCGGGCGCATCGAGTTCGGCCCACATGCGGCTTGATTCCGCCTCGTCATAGGCGGCGGCAAAGTCGTCCGCATCAGCGGCGCGGGCGAGCGCCGCGTCGATCTCGGCCCCCGTGGGCCAGAGGTCGGACAGCCGCACGCCCGGCGCAATCTCGTCCCGCAGGATGTCGCGTTCCACGTCGCCCGCCAGCGCGAAGGCCACGACCAGCGGCGGCGAGGCGAGGAAGCCTGCCTCAAGCTGCGGATGCACGCGGCCGGGGAAGTTGCGGTTGCCTGACAGGACGGCCACCTGCAGGCGGCCCTTCCCCAGCGCCTCTTGCGACAGGGCGGTGAGTTGCCCCGAGTTGCCGATGCAGGTCGTGCAGCCGAAGCCGACGATGCCGAAGCCCACCGCCTCAAGGTCATCGAGCAGCCCCGCACGTTCCAGATAGCGCTGTGCCGTGGGCGATCCCGGGGCAAGCGAGGTCTTGACCCAAGGGGCCGGGGTCAGGCCGCGTTCGCGCGCCTTGCGCGCGACCAGACCCGCTGCGACCAGCAGGCGGGGATCGGTGGTGTTGGTGCAGGAGGTGATGGCGGCGATGGCGACGGCACCGTCGGGCATCTCGCCTGCGGACACCGGCTTTGGCGAGCCTCCCCGCACCTCGGCCGCGCCTGCTGCCGTGGCCGAGGCCGGCAGGCGATCCTGCGGGCGGCGAGGGCCGGCGACGCTGATCTCGACCGAGGAAAGGTCGAGCTCCACCACCTGCGAGAAACGCGGCGTTTCTTCTGCCTCGAACCAGAGGCCCTGACGGCGGCAGTAGGCTTCCACCCGCGCGACATGATCCGGGCTGCGGCCGGTGGCGGTCAGGTAGTCCAGCACCGCCTGATCGACGGGGAAGAAGCCGGTGTTCGCGCCGAACTCGGGCGTCATGTTGGCGATCACGGCGCGGTCGCCCGCGGACAGGGCCGACACGCCCGGCCCGAAGAACTCGACGAAGCGGTCGGCCAAGTCGATGCCGCGCAGGATCTGCGTGACCGTCAGCGCAAGGTCGGTGGCGGTCACGCCCTCGGGCAAGCGCCCCGTCAGCCGCATCCCCACCACGTCGGGGACGCGCAGCATCACGGGCATCCCGAAGAAGACGCTTTCCGCCTCGATCCCGCCGACGCCCCATGCGAGAACGCCGATGCCGTTCACCATCGGCGTGTGGCTGTCGGTGCCGATCATGGCGTCAGGCATCAGCCAGCCGTCGCGGGCCTGAATCACAGTCGCCAGCCGCTCCATGTTCAGGGTGTGCATGATGCCGGTCCCCGGAGGATGCACACGGAAGTTCCGCAGGCTGTTCGTCGCCCATTTCATGAAGCGGTAACGCTCGGCGTTGCGGCGGTATTCGTTGGCAAGGTTGCGCG contains:
- a CDS encoding A/G-specific adenine glycosylase, which gives rise to MRETAVSDEVAPRLLGWYDRHARVLPWRTPPGTAPMDPYRVWLSEIMLQQTTVAAVKSYFERFTALWPSVQSLAAADEAQVMAEWAGLGYYARARNLIACARMVAAAGGFPDTREGLAALPGVGPYTSAAIAAIAFDRPETVVDGNVERVVARLFAIQTPLPAARRELTGLAATLTPTERPGDFAQATMDLGATICTPRNPACGICPLIDLCAARAEGIAPELPRKVPKPAKPIRTGTVWVAMDEGTVLLERRPARGLLGGTLGFPTTGWDGTDLPAPGPGPWTDRGEVRHVFTHFDLRLRVLTGPPAGTTRGEQTSRASFDPNALPGLMRKVWALATR
- a CDS encoding sorbosone dehydrogenase family protein: MRTSTILTSLPLTFALLAPLHAQEVLTGEAAFGTAEDNAPGTRRHITADALPAPSHAENDPEAPDFQNNPTMVDRPEGTMPQVPEGFAVEVFAEGLTEPRVIRIAPNGDIFVAESEAGRVSVFPADAQAPATPEVFAEGLDRPFGILFHPPQNPEHVYVAAANQVVRYPYAEGDRTASGEAEVILPDIPTERHWTRDLATTADGSRIFVSIGSASNVAGAMSDEPPEEITAWEQSYGVGAAWGDEENRAVVQVMNPDGSELRNFATGLRNCSGMAVQQDGTLWCTGNERDHIGPNLAPDYITSVQDGGFYGWPWYYAGGNEDPAHAGERLDLADKSLTPEVLLQAHSSTMQLVFHDDEAFPEEYHGIFATMRGSWNRENRTGYKVVRALIEDGKPTGVYEDFMTGFVLNEAEVWGRPTGIAVLPDGNLLVSDDANGTIYRVTHGGQ
- a CDS encoding aminotransferase class IV family protein; translation: MENPLRAAADDPGLRLIETALWDGTACPRIRGHLARLAASAAALGWPCDADAARAALTGDAGMPARLRLTLDRGGLLEVTRHSLPPSPAEWRLGLAPARLDSGDPWLRHKTTRRAVYDNARAAMPEGLDELLFLNERGEACDGTITTLFFDRGAGMRTPPLSSGLLAGVLRAELLDGGQCHEERLMAGDLPRVRLWVGNALRGLMPAVWRG
- a CDS encoding aminodeoxychorismate synthase component I, giving the protein MIFCEFGPKNRPALFRGPHALVTADSAAEVAPALERLDRARRAGRWIAGWIAYEAGYALEERLLPLMPQMQGPLLAFGIFDRPEDADLPVPDEQVRLSPFRPLISRAGYDAAFARVQDYIRAGDCYQVNLTFPLESRLESGSALGLFHALRGLQPVGFGAFADLGGPALVSRSPELFVRLDAEGLIETRPMKGTAPRDPDPRRDAELAAALAASEKNLAENLMIVDLLRNDIGRISRIGSVRVPELFTVDSFATVHQMSSRVTGQLAAPASLPALMRALFPCGSITGAPKIRAMEIIRELEPFPRGAYCGSLGWMAPDGSGCFSVAIRTLSVWPGGRVTLNVGGGVVDDSTAPEEWEEALWKTRFALPLTTPD
- a CDS encoding CHAD domain-containing protein, which encodes MAASKTAGRKSKALAAKMSGLQAFRRLIEQGAATHDAQIEPILTSDDPEAVHRARVALRRMRSTVRGFADMLSPDAGGRLESALADRFRALGPLRDADVHAGELAGSPAGDEAARQAAELRKALRAEMKGKAWMLLSDEVARLLDSAKLTGSGRRRRLAEASVRVIASRALQVAWTEMLAFGDHLDRLSEDDLHDFRKRAKDMRYLSEFFGPLWPGKPEAEMVRRMARMQDALGTLNDLTNMRRNAQEGPEEHWLPADASKREAKAREQADKAWARLRKVAPWWCAPQD
- a CDS encoding TAXI family TRAP transporter solute-binding subunit, whose translation is MSFKGLVAAFALAASFAQVSAAQEMSFFRIGTGGTAGTYYPIGGLIANAISNPPGSRACEDGGSCGVPGLVATAVASNGSVGNVNGINGGAMEAGFTQSDVAYWAQTGTGLWEGQPAVEKLRLIANLYPESIHLVARADSGIASPADLKGKRVSLDEPGSGTLVDAKIILEAFGLSEADVTAEYLKPDQAADRMRDGAMDAFFFVGGFPAGAIAELASQHAVTLVPIAGPEADKLRETYSFFATDTVPAGTYEGQDADVGTLSVGAQLVTSADQPDDLVHGIAQALYNENTQKLFAAGHAKGKLITLDSATQGAGIPFHPGAERFYKEAGKLE
- a CDS encoding TRAP transporter permease, producing the protein MTDAPRQLSEAELRALEEEYDPEARFRTVTRPVAILSGVILFLLSVYHFYTAGFGIPRATTHRGLHMGVSLFVIFLSFSALARNRHKTDGFAILGVPVTDWLLGIGGAVSAFYVPWIYDQLAFRVGNPLPIDIVMGTILLVALLEAVRRSMGWPLPVIALCFIAYAYFGRSMPGILVHPGADWANIINHLYLTSQGIYGTALGVIATYVFHFVLFGVMAQKIGLGQLFIDLATALTGRFAGGPAKVSVVSSAMLGTISGSSIANTVTTGALTIPAMIKIGFKRHFAAAVEAASSTGGQITPPVMGAVAFLMVEYLGIPLRTILIAAIVPAFMHFFGVLVQVHLEAKRLGIRGLRAEELPKAGKVLREGWLSILPLVLLVWMLMSGRTPFLSAFSAIAACIVVYVIQRVMAAGVVGGLKETAAGLYEGFVSGARQSLAVTAAAALVGVVIGVVTLTGVGFKIAFMVTSVAQNWAISFHGLLSVLPFELFSIETLSLLFTLVMTAVVCVLMGCGVPTTANYIIMVAVAAPVLGMMNVEPLVAHFFVFYFGVLADVTPPVALAAYAAAGIAGANGFKAGNTAFRLSMGKALVPFVFVFSPSLLIVTEAFTLPDFLLAFTGAVLGIIALSAAITNWLLGPLLKIERLALPIAALLMIAPEIISTLIGAAILGAVTLRQYMAGMRGEGVPSAL